In one window of Bradyrhizobium diazoefficiens DNA:
- a CDS encoding winged helix-turn-helix domain-containing tetratricopeptide repeat protein, producing MRFLFESFAFDTDRRELHRGSDLVALAPQVFDLLEFLIRNRERVVSKDDLINAIWNGRSVSDAALTTRLNAARSAIDDSGGEQRLIRTLPRKGFRFVGPVQQEHGLPGAAVTDGQIEPSKPILELPDKPSIAVLPFQNLSHDPDQDYFADGMVEDIITGLSRSKLLFVISRNSSFTYGTKAVDIKRVSRELGVRYVLEGSVRKGRKKVRVTGQLIDATTGVHIWADKFDSDLEDIFDVQDRLTSSVIGAMSPQLERAEIERARRKPTENLQAYDYYLRSKFSIYQWTREGSDEALRMTRLAIALDPEFAVAHASGANIFGQKKGFGWIEDAAKERAESRHLAERAMQLDQGDPLVLAHAAEVYSYVLEEPETGSALAARAVALDPNLMMARLWAGWAQVYLGDHDAAIEHFSAAIRLSPIDPHLFVPQTGMAFAHFFAGQYKEGLFLATRAIQRQPNFPGAQRIRMSSLAMAGHIDEARRACDAVLQADPALHISSIKAAPFRRREDVDKLSEAWRIAGVPE from the coding sequence TTGCGCTTTTTATTCGAGAGTTTCGCATTCGATACGGACCGGCGCGAGTTGCATCGCGGCTCGGATCTTGTCGCCCTCGCGCCACAAGTATTCGACCTGCTCGAGTTTCTGATCCGCAACCGGGAGCGCGTCGTCAGCAAGGACGACCTCATCAATGCCATCTGGAACGGGCGCAGCGTGTCCGACGCTGCACTGACAACTCGCCTGAATGCCGCGCGCAGCGCGATCGACGATTCCGGCGGCGAACAGCGCCTGATCAGGACTCTGCCGCGAAAGGGCTTCCGTTTCGTCGGACCGGTCCAGCAAGAGCATGGACTTCCTGGTGCGGCGGTCACTGACGGTCAGATCGAACCCTCGAAGCCGATCCTCGAACTTCCCGACAAACCGTCCATTGCCGTGCTGCCCTTCCAGAATCTCAGCCACGATCCGGATCAGGACTATTTCGCCGACGGCATGGTCGAGGACATCATCACGGGATTATCGCGCTCGAAACTGCTGTTCGTGATCTCGCGAAATTCAAGTTTCACCTACGGAACGAAAGCGGTTGATATCAAGCGAGTCAGCCGTGAGCTTGGCGTTCGCTATGTCCTGGAAGGCAGCGTACGCAAAGGACGAAAAAAGGTTCGCGTGACCGGGCAGCTGATCGACGCAACCACCGGCGTGCACATCTGGGCGGACAAGTTCGACAGCGATCTTGAAGATATCTTCGATGTACAGGATCGACTGACGAGCAGCGTGATCGGCGCGATGTCTCCACAGCTCGAGCGCGCCGAAATCGAGCGCGCGCGGCGCAAGCCGACCGAAAACCTCCAAGCCTATGACTATTATCTGCGCTCCAAGTTCAGCATCTACCAGTGGACCAGGGAAGGCAGCGATGAAGCTCTCAGGATGACGAGACTTGCCATCGCGCTCGATCCCGAATTTGCCGTTGCCCACGCTTCCGGAGCCAACATTTTCGGTCAGAAGAAGGGTTTCGGTTGGATCGAGGACGCGGCAAAGGAACGGGCCGAAAGCCGACACTTGGCGGAACGGGCGATGCAACTTGATCAGGGCGATCCTCTGGTGCTTGCGCACGCAGCAGAGGTGTATTCCTACGTACTCGAAGAACCCGAGACTGGATCAGCTTTGGCTGCAAGGGCGGTCGCGCTCGATCCCAATTTAATGATGGCGCGCCTTTGGGCCGGCTGGGCACAGGTTTATCTCGGCGATCACGACGCAGCGATTGAGCACTTCTCGGCGGCTATTCGTTTGAGCCCGATCGATCCCCATCTGTTCGTGCCGCAAACGGGAATGGCATTCGCTCATTTTTTTGCCGGGCAGTACAAAGAGGGTCTATTCTTGGCCACGAGAGCGATCCAGCGCCAGCCGAATTTTCCGGGCGCACAGCGAATACGCATGTCGAGTCTGGCGATGGCCGGGCATATTGACGAAGCCCGTCGCGCTTGCGACGCAGTTCTGCAAGCGGACCCTGCCTTGCATATTTCCAGCATCAAAGCCGCGCCATTTCGCCGACGCGAAGACGTCGATAAATTGAGCGAAGCTTGGCGCATAGCCGGCGTGCCCGAATGA
- a CDS encoding tetratricopeptide repeat protein: protein MNRRERRVAAKQSGQVTPAALCQAGFAHFQSGRIADAELCCRQALTLDEQHPDALHLLGVLCFRAQQPDAAAEWIGRAIKQTPKAEYLLSLATVLERQGRLEEARQHYSHALTLKPEDAGLWNHLGNLLWQLGRRNEAVLHLQHALKLNPDYWEAAHNCGMLLLELGRHAEAVECFDLAEKLNPNSAALYQMRAVCLSAVNRFEEAEADYERSIALDPSLAETHNNLGLLHWRFGRLEQAFACFDRALALRPDFHAVLNNKAVILLHLQMLDEAFATLHRSLAVAPNDAQTLFYLATLQLLTGDFERGWLAREARWRLPSVGLVDRGFAQPLWLGEPIAGKTILLHSDDGLGDAIQFARYVPMVAALGAKVILEVEPPIQHLLGGITGVAECVGRSSSPVFDLHCPLGTLPLAFGTRLDTIPLAEGYVPAPPAARVKAWEDRLGPRNRFRVGLVWAGNPDHKNDHNRSMALRTLAPLLDCDVQFVSLQKGVRDQDRAFLSERSDIVDLTEQLTDFSETAALIGCLDLVISVDTSVVHLAGALGAQVWTMVPFNPDWRWLLNRDDSPWYRSMRLFRQPKRDDWARVVNDVRLELEGLVAVWRSRQDQSTLQGPLCARKMTLKPNSSVSAN from the coding sequence ATGAATCGCAGAGAGCGCCGGGTCGCGGCCAAACAATCCGGTCAAGTCACGCCGGCGGCGCTGTGCCAGGCTGGCTTCGCGCATTTTCAATCCGGACGCATTGCCGACGCCGAGCTGTGTTGCCGGCAAGCGTTGACGCTGGACGAGCAACACCCGGATGCCCTCCATCTGCTCGGCGTGCTTTGTTTTCGCGCGCAGCAGCCTGACGCCGCCGCGGAATGGATCGGGCGCGCAATCAAGCAGACGCCAAAAGCCGAGTACCTCTTGAGTCTCGCCACGGTGCTGGAGCGGCAGGGTCGGCTCGAGGAAGCGCGGCAGCATTACAGCCACGCCTTAACCCTCAAACCGGAGGATGCGGGCCTCTGGAATCACCTCGGCAATCTGCTCTGGCAACTCGGGCGCAGGAACGAAGCTGTGCTGCACTTGCAGCACGCCTTGAAGCTAAATCCCGACTATTGGGAGGCCGCGCACAATTGCGGCATGCTGCTGCTCGAGCTCGGCCGGCACGCGGAAGCCGTCGAATGCTTCGACCTGGCCGAGAAACTGAATCCGAATTCCGCAGCCCTGTATCAGATGCGCGCCGTTTGTCTCTCGGCGGTCAATCGGTTCGAGGAAGCGGAGGCCGACTACGAGAGGTCCATCGCGCTGGATCCGAGCCTTGCGGAGACGCACAACAATCTCGGCCTGCTGCATTGGCGATTTGGCCGGCTGGAGCAGGCCTTTGCCTGTTTCGATCGGGCGCTGGCGCTTCGCCCGGATTTTCATGCCGTGCTTAACAACAAAGCCGTGATCTTGTTGCATCTGCAAATGCTGGATGAGGCATTCGCGACCCTGCACAGATCGCTGGCGGTCGCCCCCAACGATGCGCAGACGCTGTTCTATCTGGCGACGCTCCAGCTCTTGACCGGCGACTTCGAGCGCGGCTGGCTTGCGCGCGAAGCGCGTTGGCGCCTTCCCTCTGTCGGTCTGGTCGATCGCGGCTTTGCCCAACCCCTTTGGCTTGGCGAGCCGATCGCAGGCAAGACCATCTTGCTTCACTCCGATGACGGACTGGGTGATGCGATTCAGTTCGCCCGCTATGTGCCCATGGTAGCCGCGCTCGGAGCCAAGGTCATTCTGGAGGTCGAGCCACCGATCCAGCACCTTCTGGGCGGCATCACCGGGGTCGCGGAGTGTGTCGGCCGATCGTCTTCGCCCGTATTCGACCTGCATTGCCCTCTTGGAACGCTGCCATTAGCGTTTGGGACGCGTCTCGATACGATCCCCCTCGCGGAGGGGTACGTTCCTGCGCCCCCGGCGGCGCGCGTGAAGGCGTGGGAAGATCGGCTCGGCCCCCGCAACCGCTTCCGCGTCGGTCTGGTCTGGGCGGGGAACCCGGATCACAAGAACGATCACAACCGATCGATGGCGCTGCGCACGCTGGCACCTCTGCTGGATTGCGACGTCCAGTTCGTCTCCTTGCAAAAAGGCGTCCGGGATCAGGACCGGGCGTTCCTCAGCGAGCGCTCCGACATCGTCGACCTGACGGAGCAACTGACAGATTTCAGCGAAACAGCGGCGCTGATTGGATGCCTTGATCTGGTGATCTCGGTCGACACCAGCGTCGTTCACCTCGCCGGCGCGCTGGGCGCTCAGGTCTGGACGATGGTGCCTTTCAACCCGGATTGGCGCTGGTTGCTCAATCGCGACGATAGTCCCTGGTATCGATCGATGAGGCTGTTCAGGCAACCCAAGAGAGACGATTGGGCACGCGTGGTGAACGACGTTCGCCTCGAACTTGAGGGCCTGGTTGCCGTGTGGCGGTCAAGGCAAGATCAATCTACGCTCCAGGGTCCGCTGTGCGCGCGGAAGATGACGTTGAAGCCGAATAGCTCAGTGTCAGCCAACTAG
- the rpmG gene encoding 50S ribosomal protein L33: MAKAVTIKVKLVSSADTGFYYVAKKNSRTMTDKLVKKKYDPVARKHVEFRESKIK; encoded by the coding sequence ATGGCCAAAGCGGTCACCATCAAGGTCAAGCTCGTGTCCTCGGCCGACACCGGCTTCTACTACGTCGCCAAGAAGAATTCGCGCACCATGACCGACAAGCTGGTCAAGAAGAAGTACGACCCTGTGGCGCGCAAGCACGTCGAATTCCGCGAATCCAAGATCAAGTAA